gAGCCaagtgccaaaacctgcagttcctcaaacagccactggAGGATGGCTCCAGACGTGAGTCCAGGtgagtacatttttaaataactcacctgttcaaattatattaaggcttaaagttctgcataattaacagtgtgactgcTCTGACTGACAGATGGGTACTGTCagaggtggcttgtttgagcaaccaggcttcattcaactCACCTTAGCTCCACCCATGCTTTAcgtctttgcctttttttaaattagctgCTAGGTGGCAGAGAATAATTAAGATGGCAACAGCCAAAACTACCACATTCTAAGCTTCATactggctcttcagaaaccctTTTAGGTTGTTCttggttgggaaccactggagTAAACTACCTGACTGTTGTCATTAGTGCATCAGAATCAACAATTGAATAATGTCATATGTGATAAAACATTACTCTGAGGGGGCATTTCACTGCAGAGCGAGCACTTTTGatatttaaagtatatttttctgATAATGcttctgtattttttacttaacattattttgaatgtatGACTACtagtaatggagtatttttaattgttttatttctatgtttacTTAGTAAATGATCatagtacttcttccaccactgctgctccATCATAAAAGGAATCTCAACATAAAGCCACTATGTGGAGGATATGAACATTTCTGATTTTGGCGCCATCCGATGGACTCTGACCCAGAGACACAGAATGAAAAGCCGACAGCActgcaaagacttttttttttacgggaTTGTCTAATTTCTATGTTATGACATCAGAATAATTTACTATAATCACATAAAAAATCTACACATAGTGGCTTTAAAAGTGAGTGAGTTGTAAAGGTTACAGGTTTGTGCACACAGTGTAAGAGCTTTAAGGTAGTAAGAGCTGTATACTGCAGACTACAACATATAATTAACTACAGTTTCAGCAGATGGTGCTGTGGTACCTCGTGCTTTGCTCAGAAGTCTGTCCTTATTGGGATTGAGGCAGTGAAGCTCTGTGGGTGTTCACAGGAGTTTACAATACAGGAATATGATCATCAGCATGCAAATACAATGCACCAAGTCAAGTGAGGAAAGAGCTGTGTGTAGTAGTCTTACCTCCATTGGAGTCCTGTCCCTGCAGACCCTCAGCATTCAGTACATGGACCTGAGTGACCAGCTGAGGGTAGCCACACATCCCCGTCCAACATGTCTGAGGAGGCTCATCCAGAGTCAACTCTCTGGGAAAGAAATGGTGTATGTGGTTGTTAGAGAACTGCTTAAGCCAACTGGACTGATGCACTGAGCAGGGATCTGTTTTACATTAGTACTTCAAACTGCTGTTTCTTcaacagtatacagtacatgagAGACAAATTAGTGTGTAGTGACACAAACTTAACTACATAACATAAGTGCTTGTCCCAAGAGGTGAAatgaaaaactgtgtgaaatGCTCTTCTGGGAAATGATGtcaaagagaagcagcagctgtgCAGGCAGGTAGCAAAAGAGTGGGAATCAGGCATTTAAAAGATACGTTCACAAGTTTTCAAGTCTGAAAAAGACCCATGCCCAtgtctgactttttttgccTTCATTTGTGCAGCAACATCCAAAGATAGAGTGGAGACAACATGCCACAAAGTTGGCCAGAACCAAAGCACTCGCCACAGCAAAGACTCAGATCCAGCCGCTACACATGGGGAGCACCACCAGGTGAGACATCGAGGAGTGCGTCAAGAGATAACTTTTAAATGTGATTCCGGTGATGGaggacaaaatccacagtctttgtttaaaagtaaatttaTCTAAAGTTAATATGAGTTTCATGAGACAGGTCAAGTGGATTTCTTTCCAAGGTTTTAGAAATTCTCTATTTGTGTTACTCTACCTCCACTTCAGTCTATAAAGCACTATCCTTACAGTTAACtggtttatatattttaagCACTGTGTACagactatatttatatatagaacCTATATCTATActtcattaatattttatatattcctTCTTTGTACTGCAACCATGCCAATTCATAATTGAATACATTATGCTGACATAAGTAAATCCTTTCTATGAACATGTTGGGCTTTGTGACTTGTTGAAATTGAACCCGCAAGTCTTACTATCAAacttaatacattttatagtgCTAAATTGGTTGTAAAATATTGAGCAAAACACTTAGCAAGCAGGCTAGCTACCAAATCTGTTAAAATTATACTTCGGTGACGAAGAATGAACAGGTTATACTGGTTAGTCCGCTTATATTcagggaataaataaaaaagcaaaccTCAGGTAATGTTTTACTCACACAACAGCAAGTCAAAAACTGGCTTTACTTCagttacatatacagtatgcacactGTGGTAGGTAGTATGTGGCTTTATTGTGACATGTACAGTTTATGTTCAGGAAACTGTTGCACTTTGTGCTCAATGGTAAGATATCAGATTTACTTGCAGTCTGAAGGCACATCAGTGAAGACACGGAGCAGGAAGTCGCCCTGCTGCCCGGGGTCAAAGGTTGTGGGAATGATGACGTAACGGCCCTCTTTTAGCTCCTTCCTGAGGAAGACGCAACGCGAGTTGATGTAGATGGAGCCAGCTACTTTCTGCTGGGCTGAGTGCATACGGTACTTCCGATTTAGCTCCACCTGCAGGGTGAGAAGACGTTATAGCAGAAATGTGTCCGTTCTGACATTcatatttgtgcatgtgtttgttttgtgtttgtttctaccCGGTGAATATCAAAACCTATGGCAAGGTTTTCCCCTTTGCCCTCTTTGGGTGTggctctcttctctttttgctGTAAGCAGATCAGCACCTcatcctccaccttcttcacATCAAACACGTACtgggaagaaaaaagggggacGCCACATCACACTCCAACACCGGTCACACGTCGCTCTattaacatacatacaaacaaacacgaaCTGAACTAACCTGAGGGTTCTGCAGGAAGGTGGCCTTGTGATTGATGCAGCCTCCGGACCGGTTGCGAAGGGGGTCCTGGCGGTGGATCCAGGAGCCcctcatcacctcctcctcccaggTTTTGTGGATGCTCAGGTAGGAGGTGTTGATGAGGCGGCACAGAATTAGGTCTGTGAAGTACTGGCAGAAGTCGTCAAATGTCATCCTGCAAGAGGgcaggaaaaggagaggagagaagagatcGGAGAGAGTGGATACCAACTAGAGGGAAAAGCTTGAAAGAAGAAGACCTTGAACAGGTACAAAAATAGAGGAAATGAGATCAGGAACAAAGAAAAGGGTTACATGTTAAAGGGAGACTAGGATTCCTAGTGCTCACATGGAATGAGATTAAAAATTGACCAATACGGGCTTTGGAAAGCCTGTTATTTTTACCCCCTTAATAAATGGGTCTAAGATAAGGGAACAAAAAAATGGTAAATACTTAAATGGTTCTCACCAGAACTCGCCGTCGTCCTGCACAGTGACACCGagtttttctctctcgctcttgcTGACCTTGTTCCACTCCTCTGAACTGCAGATAGCAAAGACAGGGGAAGCATCAATCTGACAAGTTACAAGAAACTGTGAATGTATCTGACGTTGATTGCCCGATTTAAAGTTTCTCTAACATCAAGTAACAAGTAATTtgtgatcattttattatttcactttgatGGATTTGTCCACAGCTTTTGAAATTGCATTTCCGTATACATTAGTTTTGCCATCTTTGGAGTTAAGTGGGATCACAGACAAACAGTCTGAGTGTAttgatatttaatatattttgttaaaaaaaatcgGCCTAAAACCATGTATATCCTCAAACCTGTAGTAACGCCTCTTTACTTACTGTATTCTGAGTGCAGAGAGAACCACACCTTTATTTGAAACAGACTTACTTTAGAGGCAaagcattattttttatttaccatGTTTTCTAAGcatattttgtcatttgcttCCAATTTTAATTTGCTTAATTTTGCTTTCAGAGTTGAAAGCTAGTATATCATTTTCAAATTAAGTAGCAGCTCAGGTAACTCTACTCTCTGCTCTGGTAAACTTTAATGAGAAATATACACAGGAAGAGTTTAGTTTCATTGCTTTCCCATTATTGGCACAGGTTCATAGCAGCTTAACTTACATCCACCATTTTGTCAGATCAGAACAAGTATTGACGAGGATCGTTTATCTACTCCCCAAATACTCTTGTTGAAATATCATTTGTAAGTATTCTTTTCTTACAgtaggtttgtttttgtttttgtttagtacAATTTCGTTTTTCAATGAGCTCAGCTCACAGTTAACTAAACTAGCCACTAAACTAACAGTCTGGAGCTAATTATTTATTCTGTGTAACTGTTGAATGACTGTTGGGCTACATAACTGAGCTGGGCTGATCACTGTGCTGCATTTCCTGAAGCAACATAACTAGCTAGTCTATACCTCTGTGAATCAGGTCTCCTTGTTAATGCACTACATTTTGGCTTTGTTCAGGCTGCAGgcaaatcagatttgtttttaaatgagatcTTTAAGACACTGTGCCAGCAGGTGATTTATTTTAGCATCTGTCCACAGACAGTTGTATTGTCCTTCATACTCCCACTCTGCACCTGGATTTGGATTTGAGTGAGTCTAGAGTGTCAGGACTAGGACAAATCCCAATAAATCTGATAGGAATTGCATTTTAAACTGCATCCAAATGTGGCTTGAATCTGATCTGATTGTCCAGACTTTCTAAATCTGGATACAATCTGAATGTATACCAAAAAACGAATTTGGGCTGTCTGTGTATTATTTGAATACTAGCTATCACAACGTACATCACTTTTATGCAATATTATCAGTCCAAAGACACCAACTGAgaattatgttttgtgttgggttcatttaaatgtgtcatttgaggtatgttcaaaaaaaaaccaacaacaaacaagtgaaGAATGAATTATTCAAAAATGATTAGTAGGATTTATTGTATGTTAATAACGAGACATTAAGCTGTGAATCTTTTAATGATCATACTAACTAATTGTGAAATTGAAATCCTCAGtagctttttaaataatgtatgtgTCTATCTCTCATGGGCACGATCAtattgtgtcagtgtcagttaaaaaaaatgccttatttgtgcatgtgtatttgttagtGTGACCCTAAACATCAGGGTCCGATCTGTATTCACTGCTCAGGGGAAACACGGGCATTTACTGGATGCATTAGCTCTGTGTTTATGCCTTTACTGTTTATGATTCACTGACAAGCGTCCACATCTCAATGGTCTGTCAGACTCCATTTACAGTAAGAGGTTTTATCAAATAATGCATGAATTAttcagtgagagagagtgaatgactgagaaagaagagagatgaCTCACGTCTCTTTAAtaacatctttctctcttttgggCCTTATCAATAATTCAGACTATATTATTATCCCGCTTTACCACCTCCCTGTTTATTTCACAGAGTCTGGTAGCTAACAATTGAAAGACTGAGAGATGTCAAGGGAGCAATGCAGTAATGCAAGagtaatgcaaaaaaaaaaatacaactagAATAAAACAGTGTCTTCTTGGGAGAAATAACAGCTTTCCCCACTTACTTTAAAGGCCACTTGTGGTTTTTACTTAGTTTTGGAAGAGTCTCAAGAAAATGATATGCGAGCTCCACCGTTTGATGCTGCTCTCTAAAAACAAGCTCCAACAAACAGGGCTGAATTCAGTCATTCGTCTTTGCTCTTTTGTTCGGGGCCCATTAGCTTGATTGCATATCCATTTTTCATTGTCTACATGACATTTCTCATTGTGCAGCTTTCTTGCCTGCGTTGTGGGCATTACATATGGGTCGGTCTTTGTTCAGTCGTTTATTGTTTGCTCATTCATCATGTGCACCTCTAAGAAATTCTGAGAGACGAAGGGAATCGGGGCGCTTTGTCATTTTACAATTAAATTAGTGAAATTGGTTAAATTGGTACAAGTCGTAACAAGGTCACGTAAGGAAGGACAAATACATTGTTTGTACTGCTCTGGAAATATTCCATGTCTGACTCACCTAGATCACTGTGCAAAATAAGGACTAGATAGACGGAGACAGCTCAATAAGCCTCAATGAGACAAGAGATTTGAATATTCGTAGTAGTTCATCCACACTTGTAGGTGGCAGTGTTGTGATTACCTGTCACTCCAGGGGCCACTCCACTCCTTCTCTCCCCAGGGATTCCTCATGCGGATCATGTGCAACTTCTCCGATTTGAAGAAGGCCAGCAGTCCGTGACCTAGCCGCACTTTCCGTACGTCAGTCACAGCGTAGGCATGGCCTTTGACCAGACCGCAGTCCAACCGCGCCTCCATGTCTTCTACTGTGGTTGCCTGAaaccaccccccaaaaaaatagaGGCAGTTTTAGTGTTTGGAAATTTTTATGTGCTTTTGTGGATCTCTAGAAATATGTAAGAAGAGGATGTTGTTACAATTCCCTGGGAATTTACAAACAGGTCGGTGATGACAGGAaaccaaaaagagagagatgcatCCCTAGTCTGGACTAACAAAGGACGGactgtttatattgtatattgatAAGCTACTCTTGcattaaactttaaatgaaacCTTAAGTTTTGTTTTACTGGGTGGGTGGTAGTTGTTCCTTTAGGTTTTTAGTTTTAGCTAGCAATCGATCGATTACGGTAACAATGTATTCATaagtaattgctgagatctgcTGACACCACGACATCACAACATCAAAGTTCATCAGCAGGGCAACAAACTCAAGCAGTCAGATGATCCGACAGGTTGGAAACAAACCAATTATTTGAGTTGGATTTCAAACCACCTGCAATGATCCTTTATTGCGCAGGAACACTTGAATGTATCATTTTACCATCTACCTGTCatagcattcattcattctttacTTATTCTTTACTATCTTGACTTTGCCATGCAAATCTATGCAGTTGACTAGTATAAGCCATAGTGACTCTCTGAGGAGGCTAATATAGCTTATTAGCTGTGTTGTACCATTCagtatcttatatatatatttttaaacatttttgcgACAGGAGTCGATGGAACGAAATTCTTCTGAGTAAACTCTGTGAACTTATTGTCCCAGTGTGTAAATGATAAAGtaggaaaacaaacaatgagctaaaagagttATAAGGTGAGGATTAGACTTCTATGAAGGATCAGCAGTGTGGACTACACTTTTCATAATATGTGTAATCATTTCATCCATTGTCggtataaaaaatattgatttgtaaTACTTTGTAAactacatttatatattaaatctgTTTGGTTACGTCCATTTTGCACTGTGTAAAGCCACCCAAACGTCTTCTAACAGACAAGTCTTCGTGGCAGTGCAAGAGAGCACATTTgggagtgtttttttctttttttttgttgttgcctgGGATACCAGACACATGTATTTGAGCAGATATAACTGATGTGACACTTTCAAATTTCAGCATTGCATCATTTGCTTTGGATAgtaaaaggaaaaggaggagagagtcATTCGGTGGTGTTATCAGAAAATTAGTTCTTTAATCCAATAATTATGTGTTCAGTGGACTTGGCTTTTTTTGTGATACGTTACACTGCAGATTTTATACATTATACTTGTAACAGCTGAGAGCCTGATTAATTAgccacacaacagacagacaggacaaataGATACTCTACTTAATGGAGTTCTAACACGCGTTTGTCCAAATAGAAGCTGTTAGAGGGGATACTGATCCCACTGCTCCGAAAAGACCTGCTAATGGGAGTCATGGGGGCTTTGTGTATTGCCCTAGAAGGTCCCAGGATGGGGTTATACTGATTATATTATACTATCCCCATGATACATTGCATGAATTATGGGACCTTCCTGATATTCTTTTCACTGAACCAGCATCTGAGAGAGTTAGCTGTGTAAATCAagtgtcttcttttttcttaGAGATTTTAcggaaataaatgaattaaatacatttgcTTAATCAAAAAAATATGCAGAATCTAAAATAAATTTGATCTAAGATACAgattgtgtttacatttttctcaaCACTGTAATCTTTAGCTTTCACTACCCATTTGTGGCACATATCACATCAGTTTAAATTCTGTGATTCGATATTTTTATGCCAAAATGCACCTTGGGACTTAACTTCTAACTAGACGTCATTATTTACCTTTGCCTTTTTTCAAAGAATCAGACATCTAATGCATCATTCATCGTTTTTTTAATACTTAGATTCAAAGAGGAGAGTTTCATGATGATCCAGATTGTAGATTGTTCAAGTATCACAGGGTCTTCTTCACAAATGATTAGAAAATCATGAGATGGAGCGGCGGGTTGGTGCGCCGTCTGCAGTCGATGTACCAGACcattgtggggaagagggagctgaatCAGAAGGtaaagctctcgattttccagtccatctacgtttcAACCCTCACCTACTGTATGGTCATGAgatttgggtagtgaccaaaaaaaaaaacgagattGCGGATACAAGCGGGTGAAATAGGCTTCCTCCACCAGGTGGCCAGGCTCAGCATTTGAGATATGGTTACTCCCAGAGGAGCTTAGAGTAGAGCCGCTACTCCTTCACGGCGAAAGGATAAAATCTGGAACATCGGGTTGCCACCGCAACCCAACCTCAGATAAGCGGAAGTAGaaaattgatggatggatggaaaatggATGCAAATTGTAGAAGCGCTCCAACTGTGAGTCAGGTTGgggttttttatttcaaaatgtatttatgcatgTAAACCTTTGGGTTGCTTTTCCACAGGCTGACTTTGGGTCAGTTGCATACTTTGGATCTGTCAAGACACCATGCCTTTCTTCCCTGTTAATTCACACCTGTTTTCACATTTGTATGTGcaagaaagatgaaaatgaaatgagaataACAGTAGACGTGCCTCTCCCAGAGGATAGGTGTGGAATTCATACATCCCAGAATAACAATTTAAGATTGAGAAATACAAGCTAAAGTAATAAGAACAACTGATAAATgtggaaaatgcatttttgtatGGTATCGGTATGACTGAGCTCTTGTTACTCTTGCAGTTGAATAATTGACCCTCAAGTGTAAAAACTCATGCATATAAAAGAGCCATATCATTTAAAAATTGAACTGCAACTGACTCTGAATTACAATAAGGGACTGTGAATTAGTTGCTGCCAGAGCAGGACGTCAGGGAATAAGATTGGCGTGAAACACAAGACCAAGGGCCAAACAGAGAAATTCATATAACAGCATATGCTTGTTTTCTTAACAAGCAGAAGTGAGTTCACAAAATGCAGAGAGCAAAGTAACCCTCTACAGGCTAGGCCAGGATTTCTCTGCCTCAAATCCCAAGGCTTTATTCATTAAGCTCTATTTGATAcacattaacaaaaacataaaactgagaCTTCTGGGAAGTCTAAGTAAAGAACTGGACAAACCTTGGTGAGGGTATGGCTTGCATTGTGATCCAGGTGATCTAGACTGATCTGTAGTTTTTAGGCCAGTCTTAATTAGTCTTAAATTAGTTAGATCACGTCACAAAAATAAAGGCTTATTTTAATGCATAACAGTTAGCCACCCTCCAGGCTAACTTCCATGGTTACAACCAGTGACACCTGGCTGCTGACCGGAGGCaccaaaggacaaaaaaagcaaaatggcTTATAATTTGTGGCGTGAAAGAGTTTCCACAGTAACCTGTTGGAAATATACAGCACTGAGGATattttcagttgttgttgtttactcaAGGAACCTCAGCCTGACTGATGGGTTAGCAGGAGTGTTGAGCACTGGAACATTATGTAGACACACAGCATCTTAGCTCTGCACTACACTGAGATTTTATGCTACTGGAAACTGCCACACTGAACGCTGAATTTATCAAATAAAACTTAATGACTATGAGTTTTGGAAGAACTTTCTGCAGGTGTGAAATGAGCTGAACAGTTGATGTGGTTCTTCAAGCCAGAACAAATTAGTCCTACCTAACAGAGTCAAGAACTAAGCAGTTTTATGCAATAGACTAATTTAGACATCTGTCTGAAGCTATAGCCAAAGTTGAGCTTTATGAAACCTGTAGTGTGACCGTAATAAGGTCCTGTACCACTTCCTGCTATCTGAAGCTCCCTGTCAAAAAGATAAATTGAATTTAATCTTTAATTCATGATAAATCTTTATCAACTTCATTTCATTCCATGAGATCAACCCATATTGTTTACCATAAGTATCAGGCACACAAGACATCTGGTTTTCATCTACCACATAAGCCGCACACTGAGTGGGTTCAATGGGTTCCTTTTGAACCCTTTCACATAAACTCACCATTATTCTTCAATTAGTACATGTGCTTCTCTGTAGTAGAGTACCTATAACATTACACAGACTTTATGCGAATATTTtgcaaagaaaaaggaaagcacATAAccatcaaaacagacaaatctgaAGTGCTCGCTCTTCATTTGTGCGAAGAGCCTTTGAAAAGTTTAAGAAATAATTTATGCAGAGATTTAGCACTAAAAAAGACAGCTATCTTTGTAACAAGACATAGACAATGAGTGTCTCCACAAAGTCACTTGTGACAGACAGGTTTTCATCCCTGAATTTGCAAATCAGAGCAGTAAATGCTGTAATTATTAAAGGGCTCGGGGACAGCCTTTGGTAGATTAGGCAATTTCCAGAGAACAGGTATTGAAATGCAGCAGTGCAAGCATCGTTATGGTTTGTTGAAATGTCAAGATATTATGTAGATGGATTTGCAACAGATATCCTCAGGCTGAATTGTAACAACTTTGTTGATTCTCTGACTTTTAATTTAGTGACAAAAGCACCAGACAAATTTCAGTTTGTCagatactttggtttatgaccaaacgAACGATAATCCCATTGGCCTCAGCTGCACTTATTACAGAACAACTGCCTGTATCTGATGATAAGGATAGCCATCCATGGGTGCAGAAGGAATCTTACCTAAGCATTAAGGTATGATCGGAAAAGGAAGTTGTCATATCTGAGCTTACCCTGATGGAGCAGCTGATAAGACCGTCTCTGTTGTGGACCTTGAGAACTCTTTCAAACAGCTGGTTACGGGCTACCTCGTCTGTTGCCATCTGACCCTCCAACAGGTCCACCGGTTCTGAAACACCACCTGTGAAATCCACCAGTGCGTCGGCCGTGTTTCCCCCATCCAAAGCCTCATAGCAGCCATAAACcctgcaggaagaggaggagagtcgGGTTATGCGC
This genomic stretch from Larimichthys crocea isolate SSNF chromosome III, L_crocea_2.0, whole genome shotgun sequence harbors:
- the capn5b gene encoding calpain-5 isoform X2, with protein sequence MFTSVKAFEGQQYSTLKRQCLQSGLLFEDPRFPATDDSLFYQGNRIGRVVWKRPRELCEDPHLFVDGISAHDLHQGQLGNCWFVAACSSLASRESLWQKVIPDWKEQEWDTEKPDSYAGIFHFRFWRFGEWVDVVIDDRLPTVDNQLVYCHSNDSNEFWSAMVEKAYAKVYGCYEALDGGNTADALVDFTGGVSEPVDLLEGQMATDEVARNQLFERVLKVHNRDGLISCSIRATTVEDMEARLDCGLVKGHAYAVTDVRKVRLGHGLLAFFKSEKLHMIRMRNPWGEKEWSGPWSDSSEEWNKVSKSEREKLGVTVQDDGEFWMTFDDFCQYFTDLILCRLINTSYLSIHKTWEEEVMRGSWIHRQDPLRNRSGGCINHKATFLQNPQYVFDVKKVEDEVLICLQQKEKRATPKEGKGENLAIGFDIHRVELNRKYRMHSAQQKVAGSIYINSRCVFLRKELKEGRYVIIPTTFDPGQQGDFLLRVFTDVPSDCKELTLDEPPQTCWTGMCGYPQLVTQVHVLNAEGLQGQDSNGAVDPYVIITCEGERVRSPVQKDTRCPNFDIKGLFYRKKPKDGIHIEIYNKNMIVDTFLGQVIMFSDPNERQEQHTLHLRDKGNRQDNDLPGTLTVRLITSTTLTNI
- the capn5b gene encoding calpain-5 isoform X1: MFTSVKAFEGQQYSTLKRQCLQSGLLFEDPRFPATDDSLFYQGNRIGRVVWKRPRELCEDPHLFVDGISAHDLHQGQLGNCWFVAACSSLASRESLWQKVIPDWKEQEWDTEKPDSYAGIFHFRFWRFGEWVDVVIDDRLPTVDNQLVYCHSNDSNEFWSAMVEKAYAKVYGCYEALDGGNTADALVDFTGGVSEPVDLLEGQMATDEVARNQLFERVLKVHNRDGLISCSIRATTVEDMEARLDCGLVKGHAYAVTDVRKVRLGHGLLAFFKSEKLHMIRMRNPWGEKEWSGPWSDSSEEWNKVSKSEREKLGVTVQDDGEFWMTFDDFCQYFTDLILCRLINTSYLSIHKTWEEEVMRGSWIHRQDPLRNRSGGCINHKATFLQNPQYVFDVKKVEDEVLICLQQKEKRATPKEGKGENLAIGFDIHRVELNRKYRMHSAQQKVAGSIYINSRCVFLRKELKEGRYVIIPTTFDPGQQGDFLLRVFTDVPSDCKELTLDEPPQTCWTGMCGYPQLVTQVHVLNAEGLQGQDSNGELHCLNPNKDRLLSKARAVDPYVIITCEGERVRSPVQKDTRCPNFDIKGLFYRKKPKDGIHIEIYNKNMIVDTFLGQVIMFSDPNERQEQHTLHLRDKGNRQDNDLPGTLTVRLITSTTLTNI